AGTACTTCATCCCAAAAATAACGAAGGCCGAATGTGACATATTttatacatatgtctagattcataatattaagatgtgtcacatctaatactttgttggttttttatgggatgcaGTGAGTAGTATTCGACAAAAGTGACATGTGTTTAGTTGTTCTCAAGCACTTTGCCACAGTTTACCTATAGTATAAGGTTAAATAAGTTTAATCAACTTTTGGTAGTTGTTTGATTTGAGTCACAGTTATGATAAAAATTTCATTCAATATATTGGATACCACACGttaatgattaaaaaaatgtgatAAGATTCACTTTGGTAGGCCATAACACCCATATCTGAACTCCCCGTACAGGATATGCTCAGTATTCAGTACCATCCTGTGCATATGTGGCGGTGTATTATACAGATGCATGCACGTGCTGATCACAGCGAGGTGACTCTACGGTGTACACTATACTAACACTACTGTGCGCTGGCCACAGATGTAGTTTGACACGAAATGCAaggtgattgatgacaacagCTACGAGATTTCATTCGTCATGCTTATGAAATTGCTGAAACACTACACATTTATGATGAGAGAAACGTGAACAAAATAATCCCGTTCACGTACAATTTTATTCGAAGTAGTAAAGACTAGTACTAGTAGCTTAATTTGCAGTCAGTTACACCAGTATCTTGAGCCGTTTCACCGACTTGGCAAAGGCCCTGCAAATGAAAATTCAGACTCGCCGTTAGGCTCGTAGTCAAGTTTGATGAAATTGTTAAATAATTTTGTGATGGCGACACAATGCCGGGAAGAAATGAACTTACTCCCATGGCACGTCTCCGACCTGCATCCAGTCTCCTTCCCCATCCTCGTAGGTGACAGCGTATGGGTGACGTCGACGACGATCGTGCCCATCCTCTGCACCACCATCAAATTGCAACcttttaatattttaagttCGCTTCAACTTGAATTTTGAAATGTTCGGAGTATGCGCCAAATGGGCTCCAGGGAATTTTGTGTTTATTTAAGCGGTTTCAAATAGTGtgtagttttctttttcttttttgtttggcAGGGTGTTTGTGCAAAGTGATAGGGACATGCATGTAACTACCGGTACCATCCGATGAGTCTCCGCCACAAGTTAAAAATGGCTAGCGGCgaccataaaaaatatttatattttaagacggatggagtattaaatattttctGACGTAGGTCGTATCAGTGAACTGTTAGTAGTTAGTACTCCAGTTATAAATTTCAGCAGTTAGTAGTTATGAATTTCATCAATCGACCACTTGAGAGCAATATTGCAGATGATCTATTCcctagtactactagtataaCTAGCTGGgcggcccgcgcaattgcgcggctagcactcatataaaattatctactttttaatatgattttacttaaaatttattaaatagttatatcAGTATTTTAAGATTTTGAAAGATCAAACCTTATAATCCCCGTGTTTCTagttttatactccctctattccaaaatataacaatttttagccCTTAcgatttttcttaaaatataacaacttctccatcaacattatcttcccaaccaatcacaaccctccaccattaactttttccacctacctccactactcatccaatcacaaccattcgcCATTTATTTCTACCTACTTTCCTAATAACCgcgtccaactctaaaacttcttatattctgggacggagggagtagcttttaAAAGTTATATGCGAGATGCTACCTCTTACTTCTTTGTCACCTCTCCTTTATTTGCTGGCTCGATCTATCactgtttctattcattctccttggaacttttaaaattggatcttatagattttaaagtttattgtctcgttgggttttatttttataatttttagaagtcccgccaaacatTGTCACTATACTCATCTATGGCATGTACGTTGCTTTctctctttattgttattgttatttaaaatttgaaaataattatcgtttgggttcattattttatttttttagaagacccgctgtactcctctacggctacccgctgcctcccctctttatcgtcattgagattttaaaatcgaacattaTTATCATTGGCGTTTATTTTTCTCTTTGAAGTCCCGCCATACTTCGTGACCGTGCTGCTTAAGGACATATCCGCCGTCCCAATTTTAATCATTGTTGGGGTTCTATTTGAGGTTtgttaatagtttttagatgtcccgTCAACCGTCACGACTCTACTCCTTGATAGACCTGTTGTTTCtcccctctttattgtcatttatCATCGTtgtgttttatatattttttttcaaaaattccaCATCTTTCATTccgatattttatttatttataaattatatttctacttaactcttataatattttttctatttttggaatttattttatttgttatacCGAATTTCAGTCAATCTTGTCAAGTGTTGATGGTCTCTTCTTTCAATAATCATGTTAttacgaattttagttattcacaaattgtattcctagttgaactcttttttttttctaatttcagtaTTAATCTTTTACTtgtttgaattttaatttaatctcatattgtgttctatatggtctattattttaatattccttattttttattttcactttcagttgttttaaaattgtatCCCTACTTaaactctctttttaattttcaaattttcagactttattttatgtttatttcaaattttaattaatcccgtattgggttcttatatggacttatttcaatattttttatttttaatttcgaattttatttatttttaaattatattcctgaactcttcttttttttttaattttggattttattttatttttatccgAATTTtactcgtattgggttcttatatggactattCTTTCAacattgcttatttttaatttcgaatttatgttatttttaaattgtattcctacttgaactcttcttttctttattttttctaattttggattttattttatttttattcctaattttaataaatcttgtattgggttcttatatggactcttctttcattCAACATTGCTTATTTTTAGTTCCAAGtttaagttatttttaaattttattcctgCTAATTTATATGGATACTACCGGACGctggctgatttttttttctttttggcctGAAAATAGTCATCGTCCGGCAAAAACATACATTAATAAAGCTCTTTTTTTTAGCTGGCATATGTCCAGGGGTATTAATTTGTTTCGGTTTGACAATCAGAGTCGGAAACAATGAGCAAATACTAATTAGATAATCAGATAGATGATTCGATCGGATTATTTCTACACTCTATTTTAGAATATATCTTTCTATATCTGTCAAGAAAGATCTCAAGCGTTATAGTTTGGACCCACTATAATCTAACGgcgtgtattttttttcttttctctgattaatgtgggaatttctagcctccacagtgaacgtggtgcctcctttcaaggctgtcttaataatataataatataatagatactaGTACTACCTTGGTTAGTGGAGGGGAACATAAGGTGGAGCGTGTCGAGCAGCTCAGCGTATGAGCCGAGGATGGACAAGTCCAGCTTCCTCCCGATGGCCAACCCCTCCATCTTCACCTTCACATATCCGCCACCGCAGCCACCGTCGCGCCGCCGGTGCAAGCACTTCACCGGTGGCCACCCCACCAGCTTCCTCCTCCTACATGCAACTCACCTCAGCTGCGTACGTACACAAATGCCACAACCCAGTGACACGAACAACGACGAAAAATGGACGAGAGGTGCGATTGCGTGCATGCGATCACTCACTTGTTGCCCATTTCGCCGTCGGaatcgccgtcaccgccgcggccattgccgtcgtcgttgtcgtcgtcggtTTTGAACCCACCGAGCGCCTCCTCGAAGCCCCTCTTGCGGCAGGACCCCGGCGCGCTGTTGAGAAGGTCAAGCTCACTcccagccgccgtcgccgtcgccggcgacggcgacggcgacggcagcgcgaGCCTGAggccgagctcgagctccatCCGTCTCTCCAATTCACCAGCTAGTGGACGGGATCACTGCAGCATCATCTTCTGCAATCCACGATCGAGAGCAATGCAagacgatatatatatatatatacaggtgTGGGGCGCTGACACGCACGAGGTGTAGTAGTAGTGGGGCGCGCGCGAGAGACAGAGGAGGAACATGGTGTCGGGGTAGCGGGGGACCCAGCCGCGGGCGGGATGTCCcccctgccgccgcgcgccgcggcaACGGGGGCGCCCCGCTTTTGCCTTGCGCCCCTTGCTCCCCGGCCCCCCGCGCGCGCCTACGTTTCGCGTCGTAGTGGCCGCGCAGCGCACGtacgcgagcgagcgagcgcgcgcgcatGGGCGCACGGCTCTCGTCCGGTACGCATCGACGCCGACGCGTGAGATCCGTAGAGATTTTGGGGGGTGGAATTCGTGGTGGCGACTGGCGAGTGGACCGGACGGTTGCTTTCGCGTGTCGTGTCGTGTGGGCGAGCTCAGTGTTTCGGGTTTAGGCTGTGcttagttggggaaaagaaaatttttgggtgtcacatcagacgtttgaccggatgtcggaaggggtttttggacacgaatgaaaaaactaatttcagaactcgcctggaaaccgcgagacgaatcttttgagtctacttaagccgtcattagcacatgtgggttactgtagcacttatggctaatcatggcctaattaggctcaaaagattcgtctcgcgatttatagctaa
The Oryza sativa Japonica Group chromosome 6, ASM3414082v1 DNA segment above includes these coding regions:
- the LOC4340245 gene encoding auxin-responsive protein IAA20, which produces MELELGLRLALPSPSPSPATATAAGSELDLLNSAPGSCRKRGFEEALGGFKTDDDNDDGNGRGGDGDSDGEMGNKRRKLVGWPPVKCLHRRRDGGCGGGYVKVKMEGLAIGRKLDLSILGSYAELLDTLHLMFPSTNQEDGHDRRRRHPYAVTYEDGEGDWMQVGDVPWEAFAKSVKRLKILV